A window of the Zeugodacus cucurbitae isolate PBARC_wt_2022May chromosome 2, idZeuCucr1.2, whole genome shotgun sequence genome harbors these coding sequences:
- the LOC105214390 gene encoding serine-rich adhesin for platelets yields the protein MDTDESKQSRSKPVETLVLANYAAKAEQKRGGVGNGRKEDERITTAVMKVLEGYDWNLVQATAKVPSDRKKDHIKRPMNAFMVWAQAARRVMSKQYPHLQNSELSKSLGKLWKNLKESDKKPFMEFAEKLRLTHKQEHPDYKYQPRRKKARTLTASGVQCDDVLSGMTTTNSAAKLSGETANDCASGIFQSKSCSGTAGIRKAIVGGNASTANRINGRIIKQTPQSCHNSGYSANGAFRNANSSSNGAITCAADMLNSEAFISSLNSACAASLQSVANGGLIPELAGLDFGQQQQHYDYARPMDSPCSTASSLQSTGASTSADGQPLTPPATPYTLSSGSLLSATLNGKRTPTQAQLTQNSQNLLRPLSETGVVDVDVAAGYGVLGEGPREYISLDENPYNTGLLDFQRSTHELLTANELVSSNYNASGAGLGGGRIFNLDATASDSYNSYPSGQYIAYNYVSNTDACNSPHSIGVLNYLESTATATGAVGASNNGSSSNKSPSACSMGKFAAAHSYLAPTSLSNSDIDPKEIDQYLMDQVVVPLTQSAALQLQQREVSAVVTAATSSTAVTSTAGAICTTITKAPSAAATIASGSSCIRSIVGTANSPIGDGATAANSVKSSTSFQLPHKSHSQQHQSDVLELQPIHRTSTTTTTTSSSTSPLASNGIPSEYGGNSTGTGSDSCNNNNGMAGSNVGSSGNCFYPSGIDMNATALSISHGYQHQHYGPQHLAPQQQSSPHHQAQREQQQSHQQQHIWGSYVSP from the exons ATGGATACGGACGAGTCGAAACAGTCACGGTCCAAGCCGGTGGAGACACTTGTTTTGGCGAACTACGCTGCGAAGGCGGAGCAGAAGCGTGGCGGTGTTGGCAATGGCCGCAAAGAGGATGAGCGCATTACGACCGCTGTTATGAAGGTCTTGGAAGGATACGATTGGAATCTGGTCCAGGCGACCGCTAA AGTCCCTTCAGACCGCAAAAAGGATCACATTAAACGACCGATGAATGCTTTCATGGTATGGGCGCAGGCCGCACGACGCGTAATGTCCAAGCAGTACCCTCATTTACAGAACTCGGAGTTGAGTAAATCGCTCGGTAAATTGTGGAA AAACCTGAAGGAGTCCGACAAGAAGCCTTTCATGGAATTCGCGGAGAAACTGCGACTCACACACAAACAGGAGCATCCGGACTACAAATACCAGCCGCGCCGCAAAAAGGCGCGCACCCTCACAGCCAGCGGCGTGCAGTGCGATGATGTGCTATCTGGGATGACAACCACAAACTCCGCCGCAAAATTGTCTGGCGAAACGGCAAATGACTGTGCATCTGGCATTTTCCAGTCAAAGAGTTGCAGCGGGACGGCCGGTATCCGGAAGGCAATAGTCGGCGGTAATGCATCCACCGCAAATCGAATTAATGGGCGCATCATTAAGCAAACACCGCAGTCGTGCCACAATAGCGGATACAGCGCAAACGGTGCTTTTCGCAATGCGAATAGCAGTAGTAATGGAGCTATCACATGCGCCGCGGATATGCTGAATAGCGAGGCGTTCATCAGCTCACTGAACAGCGCATGTGCCGCTTCACTGCAGAGCGTTGCCAACGGCGGACTCATACCCGAATTGGCGGGACTTGATTTcggacaacagcagcagcattaTGATTATGCGCGCCCAATGGATTCACCTTGTTCGACGGCGAGTTCACTGCAATCGACGGGTGCCAGTACTTCCGCGGATGGACAGCCGCTCACCCCACCTGCTACACCTTACACATTGAGTAGTGGCAGCTTGCTAAGTGCCACTTTGAATGGGAAGCGTACACCCACCCAGGCGCAGTTAACGCAGAATTCGCAAAACTTATTGCGACCACTCAGCGAAACTGGTGTGGTGGACGTGGATGTGGCCGCTGGTTACGGCGTGCTGGGGGAGGGTCCCCGAGAGTACATTTCTTTAGATGAGAACCCGTATAACACCGGGCTGTTAGATTTTCAGCGCTCCACTCATGAACTGCTTACGGCTAACGAGTTAGTTTCATCAAATTACAATGCGTCCGGAGCGGGATTAGGCGGAGGGCGCATTTTCAACCTCGATGCAACTGCGAGCGATAGTTATAACAGCTACCCCTCAGGACAATACATTGCCTACAATTACGTTTCAAACACAGATGCCTGCAATTCGCCACATTCCATTGGAGTCTTGAATTACTTAGAGTCCACAGCAACTGCGACGGGCGCTGTGGGTGCAAGCAATAACGGCAGTAGTTCTAACAAATCGCCCTCGGCATGTTCAATGGGCAAGTTCGCAGCAGCACATAGCTATTTAGCGCCGACTTCGCTGAGCAACAGCGACATTGATCCAAAGGAAATTGACCAATATCTCATGGATCAAGTGGTGGTGCCTCTGACACAGTCCGCCGCATTACAATTGCAGCAACGTGAGGTGTCCGCAGTAGTGACGGCGGCCACATCGAGCACCGCAGTAACGTCCACGGCTGGCGCAATTTGTACAACAATAACCAAAGCGCCGTCGGCGGCAGCAACAATAGCAAGCGGCAGTTCATGCATAAGATCCATCGTCGGTACAGCGAATAGTCCTATCGGAGATGGAGCCACAGCCGCTAATTCTGTGAAATCCTCCACTTCATTTCAATTGCCCCACAAATCACATTCGCAGCAGCACCAGAGCGATGTTTTAGAGTTGCAACCAATACACCGGACatcaactacaactacaacaacatcgTCATCGACATCACCACTGGCATCGAATGGTATTCCCAGCGAATATGGCGGAAACAGCACTGGCACTGGCAGTGATAGttgcaacaataataacggTATGGCTGGCAGCAATGTCGGCAGCTCCGGTAATTGCTTTTATCCGAGTGGTATTGACATGAACGCGACAGCGTTGTCCATCTCCCATGGCTATCAGCATCAGCACTATGGTCCACAACACCTAGCACCACAACAGCAATCCTCACCGCATCACCAGGCACAACGCGAGCAACAGCAatcccaccaacaacaacatatctGGGGTAGTTATGTCAGTCCGTAA